In Luteibacter mycovicinus, a genomic segment contains:
- a CDS encoding LD-carboxypeptidase, with protein MGVHTLLHMPKRLDIRLIAPSGYAEDRAAGQRGIERLQAAGHTILGTDVLDRVSLRFAGSDAERASEINRLADAGRALPDIVMATCGGYGAVPLLDRLDYTGLRERFADEQCAFVGHGEFTVLQCALLACSGISSFHGPMLVPDFGADYLRETTWRQFWLTVLSPRADFEWLCPDTQTDLRASGTLWGGNLSSLCSLTGTAYLPDIEGGILYIEESGEQAFRIERMLYELKLSGVIDRQSAILIGGLGGQRVSEYDNGYDMEHALERFADIAETPLVRGLHFGHGPDKVTLPFGAPAELRIVDGNALLSARGYHCAGGSRMPS; from the coding sequence ATGGGCGTCCATACTTTGCTTCATATGCCGAAACGACTCGATATACGGCTCATCGCACCCTCTGGTTATGCGGAAGACCGCGCTGCTGGTCAGCGCGGGATCGAACGTCTCCAGGCCGCAGGCCATACCATTCTGGGCACCGATGTGCTCGACCGCGTCTCGCTGCGTTTCGCCGGGAGCGATGCCGAGCGCGCGTCGGAGATCAATCGCCTGGCCGATGCGGGGCGGGCGCTCCCGGATATCGTGATGGCCACCTGTGGTGGCTACGGTGCCGTGCCGCTGCTGGATCGCCTCGACTACACCGGGTTGCGGGAGCGCTTCGCCGACGAGCAGTGCGCCTTCGTCGGCCACGGCGAGTTCACGGTGCTGCAGTGCGCCCTGCTGGCCTGTAGCGGAATCAGCTCGTTCCATGGGCCCATGCTCGTGCCGGACTTCGGCGCCGATTATCTGCGCGAGACCACCTGGCGGCAGTTCTGGCTCACGGTGCTCTCGCCGCGTGCGGATTTCGAGTGGCTGTGCCCGGATACCCAGACCGACCTGCGCGCCAGCGGCACGTTATGGGGCGGTAACCTCTCGTCCCTGTGCAGCCTCACCGGTACGGCTTATCTGCCCGACATCGAGGGCGGCATCCTCTATATCGAGGAGAGCGGCGAACAGGCCTTTCGTATCGAGCGAATGCTCTACGAGCTGAAGTTGAGCGGCGTCATCGACCGGCAGTCGGCCATCTTGATCGGTGGCCTGGGCGGCCAACGCGTCAGCGAGTACGACAACGGCTACGACATGGAACACGCACTCGAGCGTTTCGCGGACATTGCCGAGACCCCGCTCGTACGCGGTCTGCATTTCGGCCACGGGCCGGACAAGGTCACGCTTCCCTTCGGCGCGCCTGCCGAACTGCGCATCGTCGACGGCAACGCGTTGCTCTCCGCCCGCGGATACCACTGCGCGGGCGGATCGCGCATGCCATCCTGA